From the genome of Bactrocera oleae isolate idBacOlea1 chromosome 2, idBacOlea1, whole genome shotgun sequence, one region includes:
- the LOC118679718 gene encoding growth hormone secretagogue receptor type 1-like, with translation MFSHVFWRPQLATIAASTLASASTSDEVLMLDEDILISQAYYSNSPLFAFDSSSVVDLQQLLQSEAFEQNMSLTLNISTENLTDLLNTAQLNQTWELPQQQLPMSALITLTVFYAIIFVAGVLGNLITCIVISRNKFMHTATNFYLFNLAVSDLMLLLSGAPQDVYSFWYPNAFPFGDAICILGSVLAETATNATVLTITAFTVERYIAICHPFRQHTMSKLSRAIKFIFAIWVAALLLALPQAMQFSVVSEQGGTSCTIGNHFVEHVFAVSGFIFFGGPMTAICVLYVLIGIKLKRSRLLQAVPRRSLDVHRGISAQSRVIRMLVFLLVSSILCFSFLLFSSQRLMAVYGSSANIESKLFKDVFEAVDLTSGVLYYLSTCINPLLYNIMSHKFRDAFKVTLARQFGFPGRSQSQSRNYTALLRQNGSMRLHTTDSIRTTTTTTTINSSGGMGGNSVSRHSSHRSRYTSIGSQSPLTTTLTKRKEIVENQVNGITAATATKQHHRMLQSQLSQRSNGADSNILLDIELGSAHNFCLGHPQPSAINCNRSDNLRRSVINSSMAHAARNARPLGDDHISINSQEWDNSASQYKQDDSFCMGELDSELAEPDTPNSLTMSRKPGAQLAPTIRPVNFITEFDVHAPARKRLKLSRIISRRDQNTTAQRR, from the exons ATGTTTTCCCACGTATTTTGGCGCCCTCAACTGGCTACCATTGCCGCCAGCACTTTGGCAAGCGCCTCAACATCTGACGAAGTGTTAATGCTCGATGAGGATATCCTCATAAGTCAAGCGTACTACTCCAATTCGCCGCTCTTTGCCTTTGACTCGTCCTCCGTGGTGGACCTACAGCAATTGTTGCAGAGCGAGGCATTCGAGCAGAATATGTCATTGACTCTGAACATATCGACGGAGAACTTAACGGATCTGCTAAACACTGCGCAGCTCAATCAGACCTGGGAGTTGCCGCAGCAGCAGCTCCCCATGTCCGCACTGATAACGCTTACCGTCTTCTACGCCATCATTTTCGTGGCTGGTGTGTTGGGTAATCTCATTACTTGCATTGTTATCTCGCGAAATAAATTTATGCACACCGCGACCAATTTCTATCTCTTCAACTTGGCTGTGTCGGATTTGATGTTGCTGCTGTCAG GTGCACCTCAAGACGTTTACAGTTTTTGGTACCCGAATGCCTTCCCATTTGGCGATGCAATTTGCATACTTGGTAGTGTTTTAGCAGAGACAGCCACCAATGCAACCGTTCTCACGATAACGGCATTTACCGTTGAACGTTACATAGCGATATGTCATCCATTTCG ACAGCACACCATGTCGAAGCTATCGCGCGCCATCAAGTTCATATTCGCCATTTGGGTGGCGGCGCTGCTACTCGCCCTGCCGCAAGCGATGCAATTCTCTGTTGTCTCCGAACAGGGCGGCACCTCATGCACG ATTGGCAATCATTTCGTCGAGCATGTTTTCGCTGTGTCGGGTTTTATCTTCTTTGGCGGTCCCATGACGGCAATTTGTGTCCTCTACGTCCTGATTGGTATAAAGTTGAAACGAAGTCGCTTACTGCAGGCGGTGCCGAGACGTAGTCTGGATGTGCATCGTGGAATCAGTGCTCAAAGTCGTGTGATCAGAATGTTGG tttttcttttggtttcttccattttgtgtttttcctttttgcttttttcttcgCAACGCCTGATGGCTGTGTATGGCAGCAGCGCGAACATTGAATCGAAACTGTTTAAAGATGTCTTCGAAGCTGTCGACCTCACATCCGGTGTGTTGTATTACCTATCGACCTGCATCAATCCGTTGCTGTACAACATCATGAGTCACAAATTCCGTGATGCTTTTAAG GTAACTCTAGCTCGTCAATTCGGATTTCCCGGCCGTTCTCAGAGTCAAAGCCGCAACTACACCGCCCTGCTGCGACAGAATGGTTCCATGCGTCTACATACAACG GATAGCAtccgaacaacaacaacgacgacaACAATCAACAGCAGCGGTGGAATGGGTGGCAACAGCGTTAGTCGTCATTCATCACATCGTTCTCGTTACACCTCCATTGGCTCGCAATCCCCGCTGACAACAACTCTCACCAAACGAAAGGAAATCGTTGAAAATCAAGTAAATGGTATAACTGCAGCGACCGCAACAAAACAACACCATCGCATGCTGCAATCTCAACTGTCGCAACGTTCTAATGGTGCCGATAGCAATATTCTACTCGACATAGAGTTGGGCAGTGCGCATAACTTTTGTCTCGGTCATCCGCAGCCTTCAGCCATAAATTGCAACCGTAGTGACAATTTGCGTCGCTCCGTCATTAACAGTAGTATGGCACATGCAGCGCGTAATGCGCGACCCCTCGGCGATGATCACATCTCGATTAACTCGCAAGAGTGGGACAACAGCGCGAGTCAGTATAAACAGGACGACTCCTTTTGTATGGGTGAACTTGATTCGGAACTAGCTGAGCCCGATACACCAAATAGTCTGACAATGTCCCGAAAGCCTGGCGCTCAACTAGCGCCGACCATACGACCGGTGAACTTCATAACGGAATTTGACGTACATGCACCGGCACGTAAGCGGCTCAAACTTTCACGAATAATCAGTCGACGTGACCAGAACACTACCGCGCAGCGCCGCTAA